In Candidatus Roseilinea sp., one DNA window encodes the following:
- a CDS encoding dehydrogenase, with the protein MPTFTPNYLLDVCTRLFAAHRAPEDEARIAAEELVESSLLGFDSHGVMRASQYAQDIREGRIRPGSPITIAKQTPTTAIVDCGFNFGAVSARRMVEVACEKAQGGIACVVSHNSHHVGRLGAWVQRIAERDLIGLAFVNNTRGGHSVAPWGGREGRLGTNPLAWAVPVAADSTPIVMDMATCMMPEGKIRVHLHAGKPLPPGIIVDAHGRPSTDPKVFYGPPRGAILPFGGQYGYKGFGLALLVELLGGVLAGYTPSQPQPHVNGLCLIAINPEAFCGAQTFKALVEDLRAYVVNTPTMAGFDEVIMPGAIDFRIRERRMHEGIPLADESWRLIVEAAAQVGLMV; encoded by the coding sequence ATGCCAACGTTCACCCCTAACTATCTCCTGGACGTATGCACGAGGCTGTTCGCTGCACATCGCGCACCTGAGGACGAGGCGCGCATCGCCGCGGAGGAACTGGTCGAATCCAGCTTGCTGGGGTTCGACTCACACGGCGTGATGCGCGCGTCGCAGTATGCCCAAGACATCCGCGAGGGGCGCATCCGGCCGGGCTCGCCGATCACCATCGCGAAGCAGACGCCCACAACGGCGATCGTGGATTGCGGCTTCAACTTCGGCGCGGTCAGCGCGCGCAGAATGGTCGAGGTGGCCTGCGAGAAGGCGCAGGGCGGCATCGCCTGCGTGGTCAGCCACAACAGCCATCACGTGGGTCGGCTCGGCGCATGGGTGCAACGCATCGCCGAGCGCGACTTGATCGGGCTGGCCTTCGTGAACAACACGCGCGGCGGCCACTCGGTCGCGCCGTGGGGCGGGCGTGAAGGTCGGCTCGGCACCAATCCGTTGGCTTGGGCGGTGCCGGTCGCTGCCGACAGCACACCCATCGTCATGGACATGGCGACATGCATGATGCCCGAAGGCAAGATCCGCGTGCACCTGCACGCCGGCAAGCCGCTGCCGCCGGGGATCATCGTAGACGCGCATGGGCGGCCCTCGACCGACCCCAAGGTGTTCTACGGCCCGCCGCGCGGCGCCATCCTGCCCTTCGGCGGCCAATACGGCTACAAAGGATTCGGCCTGGCCCTGCTGGTCGAGCTGCTGGGCGGCGTGCTGGCCGGCTACACCCCCAGCCAACCTCAACCCCACGTCAACGGCCTGTGCCTGATCGCCATTAACCCCGAGGCGTTCTGCGGCGCACAGACGTTCAAGGCGCTGGTCGAGGATCTGCGCGCCTACGTCGTGAACACGCCGACGATGGCGGGTTTCGACGAAGTGATCATGCCCGGCGCGATTGACTTCCGCATCCGCGAACGGCGCATGCACGAGGGCATCCCGCTGGCCGACGAATCGTGGCGGCTCATCGTAGAAGCAGCTGCGCAGGTCGGTCTGATGGTGTAA
- the galM gene encoding aldose 1-epimerase yields MNIQKHPFSKLPDGSEVEQYTLTNEGGLTVQIITYGGIITALRAPDRNGTPGDIVLGFDSLAGYLAGHPYFGCIVGRFANRIAGGRFTLDGVAYQLAVNNGPNHLHGGLAGFDKKLWRATTGRSDGAISVALSYLSRDGEEGYPGNLHVTVTYTLTRDNALHIRYLARTDKPTILNLTNHTYFNLAGQGDILDHEVTINADHFTPVNETLIPTGELQPVAGTPLDFRQPMRIGARINDPHEQLVRAGGYDHNFIINGAMGELRFAARVYEPSSGRVLEVYTTEPGMQLYTGNFLDGSIVGKGGTVYGRRAGLCLETQHFPDSPNQPNFPSAVLRPSESFHSATVFKFGAR; encoded by the coding sequence ATGAACATCCAAAAACATCCCTTCAGTAAGCTGCCCGACGGCAGCGAGGTTGAGCAATACACTCTGACGAACGAGGGCGGCTTGACCGTCCAGATCATCACCTATGGCGGCATCATCACTGCGCTGCGCGCGCCGGACCGCAACGGCACGCCGGGCGACATCGTGCTGGGCTTCGATTCGCTGGCGGGCTACCTGGCCGGGCATCCCTACTTCGGCTGCATCGTCGGCCGATTCGCCAACCGCATCGCCGGCGGGCGCTTCACACTCGACGGCGTAGCGTATCAGCTTGCCGTGAACAACGGGCCGAACCACTTGCACGGCGGCCTGGCCGGCTTCGACAAAAAGCTCTGGCGCGCGACGACCGGCCGCAGCGACGGCGCGATTAGCGTGGCGCTGTCCTACCTCAGCCGGGACGGCGAGGAGGGCTACCCGGGCAACCTGCACGTGACGGTGACCTACACGCTGACGCGCGACAACGCGCTGCACATCCGCTACCTGGCGCGCACCGACAAGCCCACCATCCTCAACCTGACCAATCACACCTACTTCAACCTGGCCGGTCAGGGCGACATCCTCGACCACGAGGTCACCATCAACGCCGACCACTTTACGCCGGTGAACGAGACGCTCATTCCCACCGGCGAGTTGCAACCCGTCGCGGGCACCCCGCTGGACTTCCGCCAACCGATGCGCATCGGCGCGCGGATCAACGACCCGCACGAGCAACTGGTCCGCGCCGGCGGCTACGATCACAACTTCATCATCAACGGCGCGATGGGCGAGCTGCGCTTCGCCGCGCGCGTCTATGAGCCATCCAGCGGCCGCGTGCTGGAGGTCTACACCACCGAGCCGGGCATGCAGCTCTACACCGGCAACTTCCTGGACGGCTCGATCGTCGGCAAGGGCGGGACGGTGTATGGCCGGCGGGCCGGCTTGTGCCTGGAGACCCAGCACTTCCCCGACTCGCCGAACCAGCCGAACTTCCCGAGCGCCGTGCTGCGGCCAAGCGAGAGCTTTCACTCGGCAACGGTGTTCAAGTTCGGCGCGCGCTAA
- the gldA gene encoding gliding motility-associated ABC transporter ATP-binding subunit GldA codes for MIRVEGLKKSYGAIQALRGVSFQVSAGEIVGLLGPNGAGKSTIIKILTGYLQPDEGSVEVDGLDVLTQRLEVQARLGYLPENTPLYPDMTVQAYLKMMADLRRIPEDKQIEYISEAVYATDIAGFLNRPIGKLSKGMRQRVGLAQAILHKPRLLILDEPTIGLDPTQLVEIRQLIRRLAQNSTVLFSSHILPEVEAVCHRAIIIMNGEIKADARLADLAATNNAIVVLQRPVADFDKALRGVRGVKRVEALPTTNGAPHYRVYGEGNVDLCPALYAAATQMGWPLRELRADTRTLESVFNELATHG; via the coding sequence ATGATTCGTGTCGAAGGCTTGAAGAAGTCCTACGGCGCCATTCAGGCCCTCCGGGGGGTGAGCTTTCAGGTATCGGCCGGCGAGATCGTCGGTCTGCTCGGCCCCAACGGCGCCGGCAAGTCCACCATCATCAAGATCCTCACCGGCTACTTGCAGCCGGATGAGGGCAGCGTCGAAGTGGACGGCCTGGATGTGCTGACGCAGCGGCTGGAAGTGCAGGCGCGGCTCGGCTACCTGCCCGAAAACACGCCGCTCTACCCCGACATGACGGTGCAGGCCTACCTAAAAATGATGGCCGACCTGCGCCGCATCCCTGAAGATAAACAGATCGAATACATCTCCGAGGCGGTCTATGCCACCGACATCGCCGGCTTCCTCAACCGGCCGATCGGCAAATTGAGCAAAGGTATGCGCCAGCGCGTGGGGTTGGCGCAGGCGATCTTGCACAAGCCCCGCCTGCTCATCCTCGACGAGCCGACCATCGGCCTCGACCCCACGCAGCTCGTGGAGATCCGGCAGCTCATCCGGCGGCTGGCGCAGAACAGCACCGTGCTGTTCTCCAGTCACATCCTGCCGGAAGTGGAGGCGGTGTGTCACCGGGCGATCATCATCATGAACGGCGAGATCAAAGCCGATGCTCGCCTGGCCGACCTGGCCGCAACCAATAACGCCATCGTCGTGTTGCAACGGCCGGTGGCCGATTTCGACAAGGCGCTGCGCGGCGTCCGCGGCGTCAAGCGCGTGGAGGCGCTGCCGACGACGAACGGCGCGCCGCACTACCGCGTGTACGGCGAGGGCAACGTGGACCTCTGCCCGGCGCTCTATGCCGCGGCGACACAGATGGGCTGGCCGCTGCGCGAATTGCGCGCCGACACGCGCACGTTGGAGAGCGTGTTCAACGAACTGGCCACCCACGGCTGA
- a CDS encoding endoglucanase, translating to MNERSIEFLKQLLSTPGPSGDEAGPARVWREEAKTFADEVRADVRGNSYAVLNGAEGAPRVLLAGHIDEIGLMVTHVDDEGYLWFAPIGGWDPQVLVGQRVRLLGKQGELIGVIGKKAIHLMKPEERDKASKIEDLWIDIGAKNRDEALARVRVGTVGVIDAPAYDFPNGRIVSRSIDNRIGAFTVLEALRLLSEQRPAATVAAVATVQEEITFAGAHTSAFSFAPQAAIVVDVTHATDHPDANKRRSGDVKLGGGPVISRGSSGSPVVFDMLVGLAEREGIPYAVEASPRSTGTDADAIHLSRGGVATGIISIPNRYMHSPNEMIALSDVENAAKLIAAFVRELTAETDFLPR from the coding sequence ATGAACGAGCGTTCCATCGAATTCCTCAAGCAATTGCTCAGCACGCCCGGCCCATCGGGCGACGAAGCCGGCCCGGCGCGCGTCTGGCGCGAAGAAGCCAAGACCTTCGCCGACGAAGTGCGCGCCGACGTGCGCGGCAACTCCTACGCCGTATTGAACGGCGCCGAGGGTGCGCCGCGCGTGCTGCTGGCCGGCCACATTGACGAAATCGGCCTGATGGTCACCCACGTGGACGACGAGGGTTACTTGTGGTTCGCGCCGATCGGCGGCTGGGATCCGCAGGTGCTGGTGGGACAGCGTGTGCGGCTGCTCGGCAAGCAGGGCGAGTTGATCGGCGTGATCGGCAAGAAGGCCATCCATCTGATGAAGCCGGAGGAGCGCGACAAGGCCAGCAAGATCGAGGACTTGTGGATTGACATCGGCGCGAAGAACCGCGACGAAGCACTGGCCCGCGTACGCGTCGGCACGGTCGGCGTGATTGACGCACCCGCCTACGACTTCCCCAACGGCCGCATCGTCTCGCGCAGCATTGACAACCGCATCGGCGCGTTCACCGTGCTGGAGGCGCTGCGCCTCCTTTCCGAACAGCGGCCAGCAGCAACGGTCGCGGCGGTGGCGACGGTGCAGGAGGAGATCACCTTCGCCGGCGCGCACACCTCGGCCTTCTCGTTCGCGCCGCAGGCGGCCATCGTGGTGGACGTGACGCACGCCACCGACCACCCGGATGCGAACAAGCGCCGCTCGGGCGATGTGAAGCTGGGCGGTGGTCCGGTGATCTCGCGCGGGTCGTCGGGCAGCCCGGTGGTATTCGACATGCTCGTCGGCCTGGCCGAGCGTGAGGGCATCCCCTATGCGGTCGAGGCCAGCCCGCGTTCCACCGGCACCGACGCTGACGCGATTCACCTCTCGCGCGGCGGGGTGGCGACCGGCATCATCTCGATCCCCAACCGCTACATGCACTCACCGAACGAGATGATCGCGTTGAGCGACGTCGAGAATGCCGCGAAGCTGATCGCGGCGTTCGTGCGGGAGTTAACCGCCGAGACGGATTTCTTGCCGCGCTGA